ATCGGGGCGACATCGGCTTGACTATATGATATCCTAAAAAAGGTGTCTCGTTGTGCCAGCGAGCACCTTCGCATTGAAGGGAGATTGAGGCATCTCATTGATGACGCGCCATTTGGGGTTCTTTATAATGGCATCTCGGAACTACTCGGCCTTGTCTGAGTATAAAAATTCCTGAAAAACGAGCTTGTACATTCTTCTAAAATACTTCCAAAATCGTTAGACCAGCTCCAAAACGAAATCACCCGTTTTTCTGTAAAAGCAGCAGCCCAAGGTGCATCGACGTCTATTCTCACAGCAAAGGCAGTTGATGGCATTGCGCGGCGCGCAGGGAGATCACCGAGCGAAGCGAGGAAGCTCCCGCAGCAGAAGCCGCGCAGCCCTCGGACAATGATGGAATATGGAAAACCCCAGCGGGGTGCTTCGGGGGGGATGCAAGGGGGGCCGAGAAGGGGGCGCAGCCCCATAACCGGCCCCGCCTTGCCGCACGCCGCGAAGGCGGCCAGAACTAAATAGACGAAAAGCCCCCGTGCCCGCAGGGCACAGAAACTGTTTTTCAAAGGACAAGCCCTGTTTTATTTTTTTAAAAGCGTCCACAGCCCAAGCCCTCAACACCAGCAGAGCGTCCCCACGCATCTCAAAGGGCAATCCCGGTTTTTATTCTTCCAGAAATACATGCCGTGCAGACTCCCCCGCCACAACGAACCTGCCCAAACAATCAGACGCCATTCCTCAGACATCCCACAGCCACCCCGACGCCCCCGACCTCTCATTCAACGCGAAGTAGCCCGCTGGCATTGCGCGGCGCGCAGGGAGATCGCCGAGCGAAGCGAGGAAGCTCCCGGAGCAGAAGCCGCGCAGCCCTCGGACAATGGTGGAATATGGAAAACCCCAGCGGGGTGCTTCGGGGGGGATGCAAGGGGGGCCGAGAAGGGGGCGCAGCCCCATAACCGGCCCCGCCTTGCCCCCGCCGGAGGCGGCCCAAACAACAAATAAAAAAGGCCCCCGTGCCCGCAGGGCACAGTAACCCAATCTCAAAGGACAAGCCCTGCTTTAATTTCTTCAGAGCGCCCGCCGCGCATACTTCTGGCACGCCGCCCAACGCGCATGTCACGCCTCACGACACTGGCAATCCAAATAAAAAAGACCAGAGCGATCCCAAAATGAAATCGCTCTGGTCTTTGCATCAAAAGACGCTCACCACAACCCAATCGCACGGCGTATCCGCATTATACCGCTGCGGCGGGCACCTTCAAACAGCAAAAAAATATCTTCAGGGGCACCCTGCCCTATATCTTGAACAGGCCCGGCTCTTCGCGCACAAGACTGGCGGCAATAAGCTTGCTGTCCGGCTTATAGGTGCCGTTGGCAACCTGGATGCGCAGGGCCTCCACCTTTTCCGAACGCACGTCCGGCGCGCTCTGGGCCGCGCGACGCGCCTCTGTCAGCAGCAGGGCGTCCTGCGAAACGGTCACGGTGTCCCCCTGGGACGCTTCCGTACCGGTTCCTTCCGCCCGCGCCTTCAGACGCGTCTCGTTTCTGGCCTCGGTGCTTTTGTCCAATCCGGCGGCATAGGGATCAAAAAGGCTGTTCGTCGTGGTCTTGATTTCCATTTCCTACTCCGTTGAGGGCGCTTTCGCACCGCTCTGCGCCTCTGGCTTCACAAAACTTTCTGTTCTTGACGGTTCTTCCAGCATGCTTTTATCAACGGTGGCACGGGTAATGCGCCACAAGGCATGCCGTGTTTTCCGCTGCACATCCTCTGGCAGCGGCTCCATGCCTTCGGGGCCTTCACCAACGATGTGCAACCTCTGACCTGGGGGATAGGTAAAACGTACCTTCTGCCCCACTTCCTTGCCCAACTCCTGGCGGATATCCTCCACCACGGGATTGTCGCTGCCTGTAAAAAGCAGCGTTTCGTACAGTTCGCGCGCCACTTTTTCAACGCAGGCGTGCCTGTGAGCGGCCGGATCAGGATCATCCGGCGCATCGCCATGAGCAAGCCTCATGCGAACCCGAAAACGCGCGAGACGCCGGGCAGCCAGCAATTGCTGTTCGTACCCTTGTAGCATCATGCGCAGCTTAGCGGAATTGGCATCGGCCATGAATGTCTCCGTCCTTACTGCCTGTTCGGCGGCCTGACAAAAAACTTTAGACTTTTCCTCCCCGTGCGCGACGTTTTTTCGTGCCCCGGAGCAGATTATGAGGATTTGCAGTGGCAACGGCGGCCCACTCCCGCTTCTGATCGGACGTTTCTTGACGCTGCCGCCGGGCAATTTCAGCCCCCCTCCGCTATTTGCGGTTGCGCGCAAGCACGCAGCCAACGGCCAGCAGATTCAGTATGCCAAAGATGACCAGGTCAAGGTGCATGCTGTCCATAAAGGCGTCAATGGTCTCCGGCCCTGCGGGCTTGTCGCCCAAATAAAAGCCCAGGGTCAGGGTAATGACCACCATGTTCACAAGCTGCCCCCCGGTGCGCACGGCTCCGGTAAGGCCCGACGCCTGCCCCACGTGCTCGCGCCCGGCGCTTTCAAGAATAATGGTGGTATTGGGCAGGGCAAAAAAGCTTATGCCCACGCCAAGCAGGCCCTGAGCGGTCAGCAGTACGCCTATGGGCGAATCCACGGCAAGAAAGGCCGAAACCAGCAGACCAAGGCCGCACAGCCCCACGCCCACGGCGCTCACATGGCCGGGGTCGAACTTTATGCACAGCCTGGCGGCCAGCGGGGTTGTCATGGCCTGCACCAGAGACTGCAAGGCCAGAAACATGCCCGCCTGCTGCACGGTCATGCCGAGTCCAAACTGCAGATACAGGCTGAAGAAAAAGAGTACGCCGAAAAATGAACTGTAGTTGATAAAGGCCGCCAGAGAAGACAGGGCAAACACCCGGTTGCGCGCAAGCAGGCGGATATCAAGGATGGGAAATTCGCTGCGCAGCTCCTTGAAGCAGAACAGCACCATCAGAATGGCGAAAGCCGCCAGCAGAAAGCCCGCCATCACCGGATAGGCCGCCAGTTCCGACGAACCGAAGGTCAGTGCCGTCATGGCCAGGCCGTAAATGATGCAGCCGCCCCAGTCAAAACGGCGTCCCTTGGCCGTGCGCCAGTCCAAGCTGACGCCGTACTTCATGAGCAGCAGCACAACCACCGACGTGAGCGCATTGCCCCAGAAAAGCCAGCGCCAGCCCAGCCAGCCCGCCACAAAGCCAGCCACCGGCGGGCCGCAGGCAATGCCCGCGTACACGGCCGAACCGCTGTAACCGAGATATATGGCCCTTTTTCCAGCAGGCGCGGCCGATGCCAGCAAGGCCAGGCCACAGGCGTTAAACATGGCCCCGCCCATACCCTGCACCAGCCGCAGCCCCAAAAAGGCTTCCACTGAAGCGGCAAAGCCCAGCAATGCCCCGCAGACCCCAAAGATGGCGATTCCCCAGATAAAGACGCGCTTGTAGCCCAAGATGTCGCCAAGACTGCCGCTGGCAAGCTGAAAAACGGCAAGCCCCATGGCGTAAAAAGCGCCCATGAGGCCAAGTTGCTGCGCGCTGGCTTTCAGCTCCGCACCAATGGGCGGCAAAACCGCGTTCACGCCAGCCATCATGAAGGGCATGCAAAAAAGTGAGGTGCAGACCGCAATCAGCAGCCAGCCATGGCCTTTTTCGATGGAGGATGACATAAAAAACAGTATCTCCGGCTATGGGACAGGTCAATACAGCGCCGCCACAGAAATGAATGGGCCAGTTAGTGAAACTGGCCTGTCAGGCCGCGCGCATGACAGCGCGCATGACGGCGCACCCAGGCCTTCGCGCTTCCATACCTTCCCTGAATGCGGCTCTGCGGAGGCGAGCGCACATCCAGTCCGAAAGCAAAGCGATCCTTGAGCCAGAAACGCGGCAGAAAATTTGTGTCCTGCGCGCCAGCACCGCTTGCGAAGCTATATCGGACGCCCGCTCCGGTCAATAAAAACAGGCGGTCCCCGGCGGTGTAGGCCGGGGACCGAAGTGTTGCGCCAGAGCCCAGGCTCTGCGCTGATGGAAGGCGTGCGTTATGCCTGCAAAAGACCCGATTCTTCAGCCAGCCTCAGGCACATGCTGGCCTTGTTCAATGTATACAAATGAATGCCCGGAGCGCCGTTTTCCAGCAGAAAACGTATCTGGCGCACCGCAAATTCCAGTCCCACTTCACGCACGGCCTCTGCCCCGCCTTTGGCATTGGCGCTTTCAAGGTCAAGATAGAGCTTGCCGGGGATGTTGGCCCCGCACAGCGAAAGCACCCGACGCAGTGAGTCAAAACTCTGGATGGGCAGTATGCCGGGGATGACGGGCGTGTGAATGCCCATGCCACGCAAATGCTCCAGCAGGTCGGCATATTCCCGCGCGTCAAAGAAAAGCTGGGTTACGGCGAAGTCCGCGCCGCTGCGCATCTTGTCCGCAGTGTGAAGGCGATCCAGCGCGATGGAGTTTGATTCGGGGTGCGGCGCGGGATAGGCCGCCACGCCAATACCCATATAGGGTTGCTGGCGGCGGGCGAAGGCGACAAGGTCAGAGGCATGCCGGAAGTACCCCTTGCTCCAGTCCGTCTCCTGCCCGACGGGCGGGTCGCCGCGCAGGGCCAGCACATTGTCCACCCCCACAGCGCGCAATTCGGCAAGGTAGGCGGAGATGCTCTCAGGCTCCGCGCCCACGCAGGTAAGGTGGGCCATGGTGTTCAGCCCGCGCCGGGCCAGTTCCGCTGTTACGGCAAGGGTATTACGTTGTTTGCCGCCGCCTGCGCCGTACGTAACGGAAACAAAGAGCGGGGCCAGAGCGCGCAGCTTTTCCACAGTTTCAAAAAAACCGGGCAAAATTTTTTCATCCGACGGAGGAAAAAACTCCAATGAGAAAAATGGCTTCTTCGCGGCGCGGATGCCGTCTCCGATGTGCATGCTGGAACTCCTTGTGTGCTGCGGAAATGCGGCCAGTTTTTGTGGGGGCCGACGTATTTATGTGTATATCTAGATAAATTGATATGTCAAGAAAAAAGGCCGGGGAGCCTTGCAAAATGACTGGCTTGGTCGTAATTCAGGGGCAAGCCCAACGGCATATTATGAAAATACGTACAGGCATTTTCGCGTGCGGGCAGGGCCCGCACACCGCCTGCCCCGGCAGGATACAAGGCTTCCTTCCAGGTCGCGTCTTTCTTCTGGCGTGCGCCCTGTGCGCCCTGACAGCCCTGCTGCTCTGGCATGCCCCGCATGTGGGCGCGGCCCAGAGCCCCCAGCCTGAAGCGCCCCTGCCCGGAGTTGCCAGTCCCGTCGCTGGCCCCGATACCGCCCCTAATACTGCCGCTGCTGCTGTCGTTGACTCTGCCGCCGCTCCTGCCGCTGCTGCTGTCGTTGACTCTGCCGCCGCTCCTGCCGCTGCCAGGGGCGCTGCCACCCCAGACACTGCCAATGCCGCCAATACCGGGCCTGCCGACGCCAGCGCTATGCCGGGCGTTGCGCAAAGTCCCGCGCCCGAAACATCCGCCCCCGCGCCTGCCACTGCCGCCAGCACGCCCGTTTCCACACCCGCCCCCGGCGTGGCCGCGCCCGCGCCGTCTTCCGCCGGTATTGACGATCAGGGCAAGCCCGACTGGCGGCAACTGGAGCCCGGCCTTGATTTCGGCCAATTCCGCCTCAACGACAACGAAGCCCTGCTGACGGCCCTGCGCATTGATCCGGCCTACTTCAATTTCATACTCTGCGCCCGCTCTCTGGACGGTGGCCCCCTGCGCTCGCTCAACCAGTGGGCCGAGCAGTATGATCTTTCCGCTGCCATCAACGCCAGCATGTATCTGCCCGACGGCAGCACAAGCACGGGCTATATGAAGCAGGACGATCACTTCAACAACAGGCGCGTGGTGCAGCGCTTTGGCGCGTTCTTTGTGGCCGGACCCAACCAGCCAAGCCTGCCCGGAGCCGCCATTGTGGACCGGGACGACCCGCAGTGGGAGCAGCGCATTGCCCAGTACCGCCTTGTCATCCAGAACTACCGCATGACCAGCGCCGACAGGCGTATCCTCTGGTCGCCCGGCGGCCCCCACTACTCCATTTCCGCCGTGGCCCAGGACGGCGACGGCCGCATCCTTTTTCTGCACTGCAGGCAGCCGGTGGAAGCCTACGCCTTTGCACAGCAGCTTTTGCACCTGCCCCTCAACGTACGCACCGTCATGTATGTGGAAGGCGGCGGCCAGGCTGGTCTGCTGGTGCGCTCCGCCCACTGGCAGCATGAACTGGCGGGCATAAGCCCGGCCGGATTTCTGGTGACTGGCGATCTGCGCGCCCTGCTGCCCAACGTGCTGGGCGCTGTGCGGATTGCGACGTCCCCGGACACACCCGCCCCGGACACACCCGCCTCTGACGCCGCTGCCTCTGACGCACCCCCATCCCCCTAAAACTCTCGATATATTTTAGTGTGGCATGACGAGTTTTCCGTCTCGAAGCGGAGCCCCCGAGACAGTGCTGCTCAGACATCACACCACCTCAAAAAGTATCTGCGCCATCAGCAAAAATATTCTTCCATGGCGTATTCCCAGTGGCCGAGCCCACCCTGCATCCAGGGTTCACCAAGCTTCCGGCCCCCCTGCGCGCAGCACAGAGCAACCGCGCTCGCCTTCATGCCAGGCGGCGGGCCTCGCCAGCGCAGAAACACTCACAACACAAACAGTCGAAAACATGAAATTGCTCTTGCGCCAGGCCGCTTTCTGTGCGACTGATTGAGTGAACAGACATGGCAGTCTGCCATTCTGCCTTTTTGATAATAATTACTAATTTCCATAAAAACGCTTTACTTTGGCTCCGACTTCTTTCAGAATAATTATCGGTATCCGGGGCCAGGAGAGCGCATTAGCGACTGTATGGCCCCCGCCCGGCAAGCCGGGCGGCAAATCATATCAAGGCCGTGTTGGCCTAAACGTCTGTGAGGAAACCATGCCCAAGCATCTGGAAGTTTATAAGTGCACCCACTGTGGCAATATTATTGAAGTTCTGCATGGCGGCGGCGCGGACATCGTCTGCTGTGGCGAGCCCATGAAGCTTATGGTTGAGGGCGCCACTGACGGCGCCATGGAAAAGCACGTTCCCGTCATTGAAAAGGTTGACGGCGGCTATCTGGTGAAAGTGGGCAGCGTGCCTCACCCCATGGAAGAAAAGCACTGGATTGAATGGATTGAGCTGCTGGCCGACGGCAGAAGCTATACAAAGTTCCTCAAGCCCGGCGACGCGCCCGAGGCTTTCTTTGCCATCGACGCCGCCAAGGTGACCGCCCGCGAATTCTGCAATTTGCACGGTCACTGGAAGGCTGAAAACTAGGTTTCATAAACACGTTACCAAGCGCGGGATTCCGCGCCATTCCCTCAGGAGGATTTCAATGCAGAAGTATGTTTGCACCGTCTGTGGCTATGAATATGATCCCGCCGAACATGACAATGTTCCTTTCGACCAGCTGCCCGATGATTGGTGCTGCCCGGTTTGCGGAGTGAGCAAGGATCAGTTCAGCCCGGCCTAACCTTGGTATTTTACTTGCTTTCTCCCCCGCTTTGCCGCTGCGTGCGGTAAAGCGGGGCTTTTCGTAAACGGGAAGACCCCACATTCCGGAGAAAATAGATGCAACCTGTTGAAATTAAAAAAGACATCTTCTGGATAGGCTACGTGGACTACGACCACCGGGACTTCCACGGGTATTCCCGATCCCCGGATGGCTCCACGTACAACGCCTATCTTATCAAAGACGAAAAAAATGTTCTGATGGACACGGTGGCCTCCGGCTGCGAAGGCACCCTGCTGTGCCGCATGGCCAAGGTGCTGGATCCTGAAAAAATCGACTACGTCGTCTGCAACCACCTTGAACTTGACCACTCCGGGTCTCTTGAAGCCATCATGGAGCGGTGCAAGCCTGAAAAGCTTTTTGTTTCCCAGGCCGGGCTCAAATCGCTGGCGGGATACTTCGCCAGCAAGGATTGGCCCGTGCAAGCCGTCAAAAGCGGCGACACCATCAGCCTGGGCAAGCGCAGCATCGTTTTTCAAGAAACGCGCAT
This DNA window, taken from Desulfovibrio sp. 86, encodes the following:
- a CDS encoding DVU0524 family FlgM-associated protein → MADANSAKLRMMLQGYEQQLLAARRLARFRVRMRLAHGDAPDDPDPAAHRHACVEKVARELYETLLFTGSDNPVVEDIRQELGKEVGQKVRFTYPPGQRLHIVGEGPEGMEPLPEDVQRKTRHALWRITRATVDKSMLEEPSRTESFVKPEAQSGAKAPSTE
- a CDS encoding phosphodiester glycosidase family protein — protein: MKIRTGIFACGQGPHTACPGRIQGFLPGRVFLLACALCALTALLLWHAPHVGAAQSPQPEAPLPGVASPVAGPDTAPNTAAAAVVDSAAAPAAAAVVDSAAAPAAARGAATPDTANAANTGPADASAMPGVAQSPAPETSAPAPATAASTPVSTPAPGVAAPAPSSAGIDDQGKPDWRQLEPGLDFGQFRLNDNEALLTALRIDPAYFNFILCARSLDGGPLRSLNQWAEQYDLSAAINASMYLPDGSTSTGYMKQDDHFNNRRVVQRFGAFFVAGPNQPSLPGAAIVDRDDPQWEQRIAQYRLVIQNYRMTSADRRILWSPGGPHYSISAVAQDGDGRILFLHCRQPVEAYAFAQQLLHLPLNVRTVMYVEGGGQAGLLVRSAHWQHELAGISPAGFLVTGDLRALLPNVLGAVRIATSPDTPAPDTPASDAAASDAPPSP
- a CDS encoding methylenetetrahydrofolate reductase, whose amino-acid sequence is MHIGDGIRAAKKPFFSLEFFPPSDEKILPGFFETVEKLRALAPLFVSVTYGAGGGKQRNTLAVTAELARRGLNTMAHLTCVGAEPESISAYLAELRAVGVDNVLALRGDPPVGQETDWSKGYFRHASDLVAFARRQQPYMGIGVAAYPAPHPESNSIALDRLHTADKMRSGADFAVTQLFFDAREYADLLEHLRGMGIHTPVIPGILPIQSFDSLRRVLSLCGANIPGKLYLDLESANAKGGAEAVREVGLEFAVRQIRFLLENGAPGIHLYTLNKASMCLRLAEESGLLQA
- a CDS encoding MFS transporter, which produces MSSSIEKGHGWLLIAVCTSLFCMPFMMAGVNAVLPPIGAELKASAQQLGLMGAFYAMGLAVFQLASGSLGDILGYKRVFIWGIAIFGVCGALLGFAASVEAFLGLRLVQGMGGAMFNACGLALLASAAPAGKRAIYLGYSGSAVYAGIACGPPVAGFVAGWLGWRWLFWGNALTSVVVLLLMKYGVSLDWRTAKGRRFDWGGCIIYGLAMTALTFGSSELAAYPVMAGFLLAAFAILMVLFCFKELRSEFPILDIRLLARNRVFALSSLAAFINYSSFFGVLFFFSLYLQFGLGMTVQQAGMFLALQSLVQAMTTPLAARLCIKFDPGHVSAVGVGLCGLGLLVSAFLAVDSPIGVLLTAQGLLGVGISFFALPNTTIILESAGREHVGQASGLTGAVRTGGQLVNMVVITLTLGFYLGDKPAGPETIDAFMDSMHLDLVIFGILNLLAVGCVLARNRK
- a CDS encoding rubredoxin; amino-acid sequence: MQKYVCTVCGYEYDPAEHDNVPFDQLPDDWCCPVCGVSKDQFSPA
- the flgM gene encoding flagellar biosynthesis anti-sigma factor FlgM — its product is MEIKTTTNSLFDPYAAGLDKSTEARNETRLKARAEGTGTEASQGDTVTVSQDALLLTEARRAAQSAPDVRSEKVEALRIQVANGTYKPDSKLIAASLVREEPGLFKI
- a CDS encoding desulfoferrodoxin, translating into MPKHLEVYKCTHCGNIIEVLHGGGADIVCCGEPMKLMVEGATDGAMEKHVPVIEKVDGGYLVKVGSVPHPMEEKHWIEWIELLADGRSYTKFLKPGDAPEAFFAIDAAKVTAREFCNLHGHWKAEN